The Euphorbia lathyris chromosome 3, ddEupLath1.1, whole genome shotgun sequence genome contains a region encoding:
- the LOC136224414 gene encoding uncharacterized protein has translation MCSLGFRSPQFSEDFAWLPTWLQNPQLEASGNSFKEPQSNFSQIETLSREEGRYNSCHLFLSGDDTSQTTLPPSPGNVLHLRLRLSSDGESPDSLIKSIDASIDLHCSSKVPSVQQVETSPDLQERVRLSKAASNHHEVVRFSPLSAPTVVENICPQYLANNVEIERQCGSIDGTVLIDSGLQALEYANPSSPTDCKGNRVHEEKFNVRNMKDYDVGEAVELSIAASEALVIHELMRTEATPDIVPTDIVLEAALQVKQARLEALRDSIVFSSHEIDDIDFLLDLDDLNMANAFRDVGLCFEDLDDQHNFLDVSQVKDTPMSENLNVHNDEPEDVQLMAQQDNDSALGLNNCELVDPNLDHPTEKTSDVLAAVQPQVDARSSPACLSENTEGENGECSLVNKFRSRWLGGWEVKGAVVPAKVKQKSAKGIPRFHCETSSLSESGGVAGDEYSFVQNHEIGSKIPSQSSKPFEGALDKADEGNFNSQEVRSSNQSVVDPLCSVVPCSISMENAAFSSVQKQDGGETDAQNNFNTKLGLGIESCLNVLDLNNESEPVDREALSKMNGESSEATVRRKQASLKTYSTLLPKGDVIINGQRIFQHQHLSSEYGGELLLSNQNGHCHSDSCKKNSNLTLRFEHEYSGGGGHGPNQEAAAFVVPADHDEPAEDGAEVQFKPSMQRKSPRILNRKARCRLHPSELLVENLDGKKSPELLITQGTQSKALPSKKFQNIKSTLENPHSAPTKVRKRVHFTEVEMEHQQNKDIQKPHTSQRNCSARRAKKKSKYSMLGLGSWTKDMKNCFTNQINEKKTFVFHGQEFLLTGFSSRKEREIIRLINEYGGMVLSDIPSLSSFRSRRSARSNFHQLPIIISSKKLQTTKFLYGCAVNALILKVKWLADSVAEGSRLHPEKYMILRNRAGTPYAEFGKSYHYENSRRILDSVGIMLHGKPSFCTKLALIIKHGGGQVFRTLQRLFQSLDGDKISVGAIIAEDDNKVSRHLKHCASERELVILPASWIAKSLHLGTLLSLKEKEDIPVPRAPHSAMTLDWSQEI, from the exons ATGTGCAGTTTAGGGTTTCGTTCTCCTCAATTCTCCGAG GATTTTGCTTGGTTACCTACTTGGCTTCAAAATCCCCAACTAGAAGCATCCGGTAACAGCTTCAAGGAGCCCCAATCGAATTTCAGTCAGATAGAAACTTTGTCGAGAGAGGAGGGCCGTTATAATAGCTGCCATTTGTTCTTGTCTGGAGATGATACTTCCCAGACTACCCTTCCTCCATCGCCTGGGAAT GTACTTCATCTTCGCTTGCGTCTTTCATCAGATGGGGAATCGCCGGATAGCCTAATCAAGAGTATTGATGCCTCTATAGACCTTCACTGTTCCAGTAAAGTTCCGTCAGTGCAACAAGTTGAAACTTCACCTGACTTGCAAGAGAGAGTGAGACTATCAAAAGCAGCTAGTAACCACCATGAAGTTGTACGCTTTTCTCCATTGTCTGCTCCAACAGTTGTGGAAAATATTTGCCCTCAATATCTGGCCAATAATGTTGAAATTGAGAGACAATGTGGTAGTATTGATGGCACAGTACTAATCGATTCTGGCCTACAAGCATTGGAGTATGCTAATCCTTCATCTCCAACTGATTGTAAGGGAAATAGAGTGCATGAAGAAAAATTCAATGTGAGAAATATGAAAgattatgatgttggtgaagcAGTTGAACTTTCTATAGCTGCATCTGAAGCCCTCGTTATACATGAATTGATGAGGACTGAAGCAACTCCTGATATTGTACCAACAGACATTGTTCTTGAAGCTGCACTCCAGGTTAAGCAAGCAAGGCTGGAGGCTTTAAGAGATAGCATTGTCTTCTCCTCCCATGAAATAGATGACATTGATTTTCTTTTAGACTTAGATGACCTAAATATGGCGAATGCCTTTAGAGATGTAGGTCTATGTTTCGAGGACCTTGATGACCAGCATAATTTTTTGGATGTGTCTCAAGTGAAGGATACTCCTATGTCAGAAAACCTTAACGTGCATAATGATGAACCAGAGGATGTGCAGCTTATGGCTCAACAAGATAATGATTCAGCTTTGGGCTTGAACAACTGTGAACTTGTTGATCCCAATTTAGATCACCCAACTGAAAAAACCTCAGACGTTTTAGCTGCAGTACAG CCTCAAGTTGATGCAAGATCATCTCCTGCTTGTTTATCGGAAAATACTG AAGGAGAAAATGGAGAATGCTCTTTAGTCAATAAATTCAGAAGCCGCTGGTTGGGTGGTTGGGAAGTCAAG GGAGCAGTTGTTCCTGCAAAGGTGAAGCAAAAGAGTGCCAAAGGCATACCAAGGTTTCACTGTGAGACAAGCTCTCTCTCTGAATCTGGAGGTGTTGCTGGAGATGAGTACTCTTTTGTGCAGAATCATGAAATTGGGTCGAAGATTCCTTCACAGTCTAGCAAGCCCTTTGAAGGTGCACTTGATAAAGCTGATGAGGGGAATTTTAATTCTCAGGAGGTCAGGTCTTCTAATCAATCAGTGGTCGATCCTCTTTGTTCTGTTGTTCCGTGCAGTATTTCTATGGAGAATGCAGCTTTTTCTTCAGTTCAGAAGCAAGATGGTGGCGAAACTGATGCTCAAAACAACTTTAACACCAAGTTGGGACTTGGGATTGAGAGTTGTCTAAATGTTTTAGATTTAAATAATGAATCTGAGCCTGTGGATAGGGAAGCTCTTTCCAAAATGAATGGTGAAAGTTCCGAAGCAACAGTACGAAGGAAGCAGGCCTCACTTAAGACTTACAGCACGCTGTTGCCAAAAGGCGACGTCATTATAAATGGGCAGAGAATTTTCCAACATCAACATTTATCATCAGAATACGGTGGAGAATTGCTTTTGTCAAATCAGAATGGGCATTGTCATAGTGATTCTTGTAAGAAGAATTCTAATTTGACTCTCAGATTTGAACATGAATATTCTGGTGGTGGTGGTCATGGACCAAATCAGGAAGCCGCTGCTTTTGTGGTTCCAGCAGATCATGATGAACCTGCAGAAGATGGGGCTGAGGTGCAATTTAAGCCTTCAATGCAGAGGAAGTCACCTCGTATTCTAAACCGTAAGGCACGCTGCCGTCTACATCCTTCTGAACTCCTCGTTGAAAATTTAGATGGTAAGAAGTCTCCTGAACTGCTTATAACACAAGGAACTCAAAGTAAGGCTCTTCCAAGCAAAAAGTTTCAAAACATAAAATCTACGTTGGAAAATCCCCATTCTGCTCCAACTAAGGTTAGAAAGCGAGTTCATTTTACAGAGGTTGAAATGGAGCATCAGCAGAATAAGGACATTCAAAAGCCACATACTTCACAAAGAAATT GTTCTGCTAGGAGAgctaaaaaaaagtcaaaatatTCCATGCTGGGGTTGGGATCTTGGACTAAAGATATGAAGAATTGTTTCACAAATCAAATAAATGAGAAGAAAACATTTGTATTTCATGGGCAAGAGTTCTTGCTTACAGGATTTTCTAGTCGAAAGGAAAGAGAAATTATTAGACTGATAAATGAATATGGTGGAATGGTTCTTTCAGATATTCCATCTCTCTCAAGTTTTAGGTCCAGGAGAAGTGCAAGATCTAACTTCCACCAGCTTCCCATTATTATATCTTCAAAGAAG CTACAAACCACAAAATTCTTATATGGCTGTGCAGTCAATGCTCTCATTCTAAAAGTAAAATGGCTTGCTGACTCTGTTGCAGAGGGTTCTCGTTTACATCCTGAAAA GTATATGATTCTACGAAATCGGGCTGGTACTCCATATGCAGAATTTGGAAAGTCATATCATTATGAAAATAGTAGACGGATATTAGATAGCGTAGGAATCATGCTCCATGGGAAGCCTAGTTTCTGCACCAAATTGGCATTAATAATCAAG CATGGAGGTGGGCAGGTGTTCAGAACCCTTCAAAGATTGTTTCAAAGTCTTGATGGTGACAAGATATCGGTGGGAGCTATTATTGCCGAGGATGATAATAAAGTATCACGCCATTTGAAGCACTGTGCCTCGGAGAGGGAATTGGTTATTTTG CCAGCTAGCTGGATAGCAAAGAGCTTACATTTGGGTACGCTCCTTTctttaaaagaaaaagaggatATTCCGGTACCGAGGGCACCTCATTCGGCAATGACCCTCGATTGGAGCCAAGAGATCTGA